A region of Stigmatopora nigra isolate UIUO_SnigA chromosome 6, RoL_Snig_1.1, whole genome shotgun sequence DNA encodes the following proteins:
- the taf5l gene encoding TAF5-like RNA polymerase II p300/CBP-associated factor-associated factor 65 kDa subunit 5L, translating into MKRVRTEQIQYAVSQYLKRRQYVDSTDGSMKSAKLFQTAEEMAASLTVQSESGCANVVSAAPCQSDPQQYESQYARLRSFLSEVDISWAKEVSVILYPLFVYLHLDMVRCGLKSAVDSFYARFHAAFLQDAEQRATVEQLRHVLAAQDVATSPRLTAFLEHKYVVRLTEGAHGYLLRYLQSDDNAAICRVLGAHLQLEVSASRRTDYQLYGAASGTAPSTGPLNATRVGADICEGGETADTHPAGPPQSEAALEALRDCIKKVREGPPSLTTVCFYAFQHTEQQLNTAEVSPDSRLLAAGFDNSAVKLWSLRARKLKAKPHVTDVSKVRLACDVLEEQMDDEETSGSEIKMLRGHSGPVFRTAFLTDSSGLLSCSEDTSVRYWDLGTFTNTALYQGHAYPVWDVDVSPCSLYFASGSHDRSARLWTFSRTYPLRLYAGHLADVDCVKFHPNSNYLATGSSDKTVRLWSTQQGASVRLFTGHRGPVLALAFSPNGKYLASGGEDQRVKLWDLASGTLFKDLRGHTDSVTGLSFSPDSSLVASSSTDNSVRVWDVRNAHGATPADGSSAELVGSYTGNTGNVLNVQFTACNLLLVTGTAQDKMEA; encoded by the exons ATGAAGCGGGTCCGCACGGAGCAGATCCAGTACGCTGTGTCTCAGTACCTCAAGCGCAGGCAGTATGTGGATTCCACTGACGGCTCAATGAAATCCGCCAAACTCTTTCAGACGGCGGAAGAAATGGCCGCCAGTCTCACCG TCCAGAGCGAGTCGGGGTGCGCCAACGTGGTGTCGGCTGCACCGTGCCAATCGGACCCCCAGCAGTATGAGTCGCAATATGCTAGGCTACGCTCTTTCTTATCAG aagttGACATCTCATGGGCCAAGGAAGTGAGTGTGATCCTCTACCCGCTCTTTGTTTACCTCCACCTGGACATGGTGCGCTGCGGCCTCAAGTCGGCGGTGGACAGCTTCTACGCACGATTCCACGCCGCCTTCTTACAGGATGCCGAGCAGCGCGCCACCGTGGAGCAGCTGCGCCACGTACTCGCCGCTCAGGATGTGGCGACCAGTCCTCGGCTCACTGCCTTCTTGGAGCATAAGTACGTGGTGCGCCTCACAGAGGGCGCCCACGGGTACCTGCTGCGTTACCTGCAAAGCGACGACAATGCTGCCATCTGCAGGGTACTCGGTGCACACTTGCAGTTGGAG GTGAGCGCCTCTAGGCGAACAGACTACCAGCTTTACGGGGCGGCAAGTGGAACCGCCCCTTCCACCGGGCCCCTCAACGCCACTCGGGTGGGAGCGGACATTTGCGAGGGCGGCGAAACGGCGGATACGCATCCAGCCGGCCCCCCGCAGAGCGAAGCGGCCTTGGAGGCTCTGCGCGACTGCATCAAGAAGGTCCGCGAGGGGCCGCCGTCCCTCACCACCGTGTGCTTCTACGCCTTCCAGCACACTGAGCAGCAGCTCAACACGGCGGAGGTGTCGCCCGACAGCCGCCTGCTCGCCGCCGGCTTCGACAACTCTGCCGTGAAGTTGTGGAGCCTCCGTGCGCGGAAACTCAAAGCCAAGCCGCATGTCACTGACGTGTCCAAAGTGCGGCTGGCTTGCGACGTCTTGGAGGAACAA ATGGACGACGAGGAGACGTCGGGCAGCGAAATCAAGATGCTCCGCGGACACAGCGGCCCGGTTTTCCGGACGGCCTTCCTGACGGACAGCTCCGGCCTCCTCTCTTGCTCGGAGGACACCAGCGTCCGTTACTGGGACCTTGGCACTTTTACCAACACGGCGCTCTACCAGGGCCACGCCTACCCGGTATGGGACGTGGACGTCAGCCCGTGCAGCCTCTACTTTGCCAGCGGCTCCCACGATCGGAGCGCCCGTCTCTGGACCTTCTCGCGCACGTACCCGCTGCGTCTCTACGCCGGGCACCTGGCCGACGTAGACTGCGTCAAGTTCCACCCCAACTCCAACTACCTGGCCACGGGCTCCAGCGACAAGACCGTGCGGCTTTGGAGCACGCAGCAGGGGGCGTCGGTGCGCCTCTTCACCGGACACCGCGGGCCCGTGCTGGCGTTGGCCTTCTCGCCCAACGGCAAGTACCTGGCGTCGGGCGGCGAGGACCAGCGGGTCAAACTGTGGGACCTGGCCTCGGGGACGCTCTTCAAGGACCTCCGGGGACACACGGACAGCGTCACCGGCCTCTCTTTCAGCCCGGACAGTAGCCTGGTGGCGTCCTCGTCCACCGACAACTCGGTGCGGGTGTGGGACGTCCGGAACGCCCACGGCGCCACGCCGGCCGACGGCTCGTCCGCCGAGCTGGTGGGATCGTACACGGGAAATACAGGCAATGTTCTCAATGTGCAGTTCACTGCGTGTAACCTGCTGCTGGTGACGGGCACCGCGCAGGATAAAATGGAAGCGTAG
- the capn9 gene encoding calpain-9: MPLRSTTSGGRGPIDTQMDGRSFEELRQECLQRQVLFEDPDFPAEDGSLFFSQAVPVRMEWKRPPELCANPKFIVGDANRTDICQGQLGDCWLLAAIASLTLKKETLARVVPHDQYFDRHYAGIFHFQFWRHNKWLDVVVDDRLPTVRGQLILLHSASNNEFWSALLEKAYAKLHGSYESLKGGSTMEAMEDFTGGVGEVYETKKSNDQLFHVMKKALDRGSMMGCSIDISSSAESEAKTSSGLVKGHAYSITGLQEVNFRGQKVKLVRVRNPWGQVEWNGPWSDSSKEWDYVDRAEKKQILQHASEDGEFWMEYSDFRANFDKVEICNMTPDALTDNTKRHWEVQLFEGQWIRGSTAGGCRNYIDTFWTNPQFKMELRDADDDDDMCSVVIALMQKNRRQLRKEGMELETIGFAIYEAPNDAEQQEKDFFRTHASKARSKTYINSREVTERFTMPPGKYLLVPTTFQPHREADFLVRIFSEKKVGALEMGSHIDVDLPEPAPPSVPEDETDEEKFLRRLFVQVAGSDQAISVRELQQVLNGVLSSRKEIQFDGLSLHTCHSIMNLMDVDNTGKMEFQEFKVFWDKLKKWIMLFLSFDTDRSGKMSSYELRSALKAAGMKMNNQLLQLLGLRFSDEKYDIDFDDYLTCIVRLENMCRVFQAMDEYGKGRIRMSMLQFLMLSMNV; the protein is encoded by the exons ATGCCCCTCCGGTCCACCACGTCGGGGGGCCGCGGCCCCATCGACACGCAGATGGACGGTCGCTCCTTCGAGGAGCTGCGCCAAGAATGCCTGCAGAGGCAGGTCTTGTTCGAGGACCCCGACTTTCCTGCCGAAGACGGCTCGCTCTTCTTCAGCCAAGCCGTTCCCGTCCGGATGGAGTGGAAGAGGCCTCCG GAGCTGTGTGCCAACCCCAAATTCATCGTAGGCGATGCCAACCGGACGGATATCTGCCAGGGACAGCTAG GCGACTGCTGGCTCTTGGCCGCCATCGCTTCATTAACTCTGAAGAAAGAAACCTTGGCCCGAGTGGTACCTCACGATCAGTACTTTGATCGCCACTATGCCGGCATCTTCCACTTCCAG ttttggCGACACAACAAGTGGCTGGACGTGGTGGTGGATGACCGTTTGCCAACAGTGCGTGGTCAGCTCATCTTGCTTCACTCGGCCTCCAACAACGAGTTCTGGAGCGCCCTGCTGGAGAAAGCTTACGCCAA GCTTCATGGCAGCTACGAGTCACTGAAGGGTGGCAGCACCATGGAGGCAATGGAGGACTTCACTGGTGGCGTGGGGGAAGTTTACGAGACCAAGAAATCCAATGACCAACTCTTCCATGTCATGAAGAAGGCCCTGGACCGAGGATCAATGATGGGATGCTCCATTGAC atCAGCAGCTCAGCAGAGTCAGAGGCCAAGACTAGCAGCGGCCTGGTCAAAGGTCACGCTTACTCCATTACTGGCCTACAGGAG gtcaaCTTTCGAGGACAAAAGGTCAAACTGGTTCGTGTGAGGAACCCATGGGGTCAGGTGGAGTGGAATGGACCTTGGAGTGACAG TTCCAAAGAATGGGACTACGTCGACCGAGCggagaaaaaacaaattctGCAACATGCCAGTGAAGATGGTGAATTTTG GATGGAGTATAGTGACTTCAGGGCCAACTTTGACAAGGTGGAGATTTGCAACATGACGCCTGACGCACTCACTGACAACACCAAACGCCACTGGGAAGTGCAATTGTTCGAGGGCCAGTGGATCCGTGGGTCCACCGCTGGGGGGTGCAGGAATTATATCG ACACCTTCTGGACCAACCCGCAGTTTAAGATGGAGCTGAGGGACgccgatgatgacgacgacatGTGCAGCGTGGTCATCGCGCTCATGCAGAAAAACCGACGGCAATTGAGGAAGGAAGGCATGGAGCTGGAAACCATCGGATTTGCCATTTACGAG gctcccAATGATGCCGAGCAGCAGGAAAAAGATTTCTTCCGCACACACGCATCCAAAGCTCGCAGCAAAACCTACATTAACTCGCGTGAGGTGACCGAGCGCTTTACGATGCCGCCTGGGAAATACCTGCTGGTGCCCACCACCTTCCAGCCGCACCGCGAGGCCGACTTCTTGGTACGCATCTTCTCTGAGAAGAAAGTTGGCGCTCT TGAGATGGGCAGCCACATCGACGTCGACTTACCCGAG CCAGCTCCGCCCAGTGTTCCGGAGGACGAGACGGACGAGGAGAAATTCCTCAGAAGGCTTTTTGTGCAGGTTGCTGGATCG GACCAGGCCATTTCCGTCAGGGAACTTCAGCAGGTGCTCAATGGTGTCCTTAGCAGCC GAAAGGAGATCCAGTTTGATGGACTGAGCCTCCACACATGCCACAGCATCATGAATCTCATGGAC GTGGACAACACTGGGAAAATGGAGTTCCAGGAGTTCAAGGTCTTCTGGGACAAGTTGAAAAAGTGGATC ATGCTCTTCCTGTCCTTCGACACTGACCGCTCCGGCAAGATGTCCTCCTATGAGCTCCGTAGCGCCCTCAAAGCTGCAG GCATGAAGATGAACAATCAGCTGCTGCAGCTCCTGGGCCTGAGGTTTTCTGATGAGAAGTACGACATTGACTTTGATGACTATCTCACCTGTATCGTCCGTCTGGAGAACATGTGCA gagTATTCCAGGCTATGGATGAGTATGGCAAGGGCAGAATTAGAATGTCAATGTTGCAG tttttaatgctcTCTATGAACGTGTGA
- the ltv1 gene encoding protein LTV1 homolog, producing MPHRKKKSFIDKKNAVSFHLVHRSQKDPLVADEKAPQRVLLPTVKADVEKRRLEQRNFGVFFDDDYDYLQHLKETSGGTELLAAGPSHQSNLQRDDDDDNERDEKDQVVPGSGIKLPSSVFASEFEEDVGLLNKAAPISGPRLDMDPDIVAALDEDFDFDDPDNALEDDFITKANSASCAQPTDDDDDDSWEDTDDDDDDDSEFDSEGNFSGQDQEFPFDDEETKSRFTEYSMTSSVMRRNEQLTLLDDRFEKFYEQFDEDEIGALDNAELEGHIVAGSARLEEVIKDYFVQKEKEFLRPEDLGPKQLPVLQEEDDEDEEEMETLVIKPPEEKWDCETIISTYSNIYNRPKVIEEPVKVKAIRVSHKTGVPLDVLTARGPTNKQVERMSRINDADLPRAATVPRDRDESKDQRKARKSAIKEERKERRMEKKANKMSFKEEKLRQEKQLVNLRNNVQGLKLS from the exons ATG cctCACCGGAAAAAGAAGTCGTTTATTGACAAGAAAAACGCAGTGTCCTTTCACCTGGTCCACCGGAGTCAAAAGGACCCCCTTGTTGCAGATGAGAAAGCCCCTCAACGTGTCCTGCTGCCCACCGTCAAG GCAGACGTCGAAAAGCGACGACTAGAGCAGAGGAATTTCGGCGTCTTCTTTGACGACGACTACGATTATCTGCAACACCTGAAGGAAACATCCGGGGGGACCGAACTGCTGGCCGCCGGACCCTCGCATCAATCTAATCTCCAacgtgatgatgatgatgataatgaacGTGACGAAAAGGATCAGGTTGTACCT ggatCTGGCATCAAGCTTCCATCGTCGGTATTCGCCTCGGAATTCGAGGAAGACGTTGGCCTCCTTAACAAGGCTGCTCCCATCTCAG GGCCACGTCTGGACATGGACCCTGATATCGTGGCCGCCCTGGACGAGGATTTTGACTTTGACGACCCCGACAACGCGCTAGAAGACGACTTTATCACTAAAGCTAACAGTGCCAGTTGTGCCCAGCCCAC agacgacgacgatgacgactcGTGGGAAGAcacggacgacgacgacgacgacgacagcgAGTTTGATTCCGAGGGCAACTTTTCGGGCCAGGATCAAGAGTTCCCATTCGACGATGAAGAGACCAAATCTCGCTTCACCGAGTACTCCATGACGTCGTCGGTCATGCGGAGAAACGAGCAACTCACCCTTCTGGACGATCGCTTCGAGAAG TTTTACGAGCAATTTGACGAAGACGAGATCGGCGCCTTGGATAACGCCGAACTCGAAGGCCACATCGTGGCCGGCAGCGCCCGTTTGGAGGAGGTCATCAAAGACTACTTTGTCCAGAAGGAGAAGGA gtTCTTGAGGCCCGAAGACTTGGGGCCAAAACAACTTCCCGTCCTCCAAGAGGAAGACGACGAAGATGAGGAGGAGATGGAAACGTTGGTTATCAAACCTCCAGAGGAGAAATGGGACTGTGAGACCATCATCA GTACCTACTCCAACATTTACAACAGACCCAAAGTCATTGAAGAGCCAGTGAAG GTGAAGGCCATCCGCGTTTCCCACAAGACGGGCGTCCCCCTGGACGTGCTGACTGCCAGGGGTCCCACCAACAAGCAGGTGGAGCGAATGAGCAGGATCAATGACGCCGACCTGCCTCGCGCCGCCACTGTGCCGCGGGACCGAGATGAGAGCAAGGACCAGAGAAAAGCTCGCAAGAGCGCCATCAAGGAGGAGCGCAAG GAAAGACGCATGGAGAAGAAAGCCAACAAGATGTCATTTAAGGAGGAGAAATTACGCCAGGAAAAACAACTCGTCAACTTGAGGAACAACGTTCAAGGCCTCAAACTCTCTTAG
- the ifngr1 gene encoding interferon gamma receptor 1, producing MLIYVAFKVLLILLEIKQSAQNVAIPPPRNLSITCQTAVVHWDYPPPDNNNNQVSFLVNVSYEEQKQQMEIPAQQRKANVSGFVWESLDSALAVHSISVTARAPDGRLSDTLAVTFTYNHLRMANIKCKLEFPPVDVKATEDGVAISFPNPRYYYPQLRRVTRGHDISLHFTAKSHMGDMSIPCRQEESTCKGDVSLPTGDDKCVTVEGSASRLPAVQTMSFGPAPRTCAQTADRLAVMVPGLVIALVVVLLVILAVAIYLVRPRSEGVGAKGYPKCLHEAKSVIGERYCNAGSLAEVENRVKLVPLDEYRTSSSTETESLQEEVQEVAEGYPEIDIYEGEHNPVSNYDSRHVQHLTVNMGDESATGYAER from the exons ATGTTGATTTATGTGGCCTTCAAGGTCCTCCTCATCCTGCTGGAAATTAAGCAATCAGCTCAGAATGTTG cTATTCCTCCACCCCGCAATTTGAGCATAACGTGCCAAACGGCCGTGGTACACTGGGATTACCCCCCCcccgacaacaacaacaaccaggtCAGCTTCCTGGTCAACGTTTCTTATGAAGAACAGAAGCAGCAGATGGAGATCCCGGCGCAACAACGCAAGGCGAATGTCAGCGGGTTTGTGTGGGAGTCGTTGGACAGCGCCCTGGCCGTGCACTCCATCAGCGTGACGGCCAGGGCGCCCGACGGGAGGCTATCCGACACCCTCGCCGTCACCTTCACCTACAACCACTTACGGATGGCTAATATTAAGT GCAAATTGGAATTTCCTCCCGTAGACGTGAAAGCCACCGAAGACGGTGTCGCAATCAGTTTCCCCAACCCACGTTACTACTACCCGCAATTACGGCGCGTCACCAGGGGTCACGACATCTCCTTACACTTCACCGCAAAGTCTCACATG gggGACATGTCCATTCCTTGCCGCCAGGAGGAGAGCACTTGCAAGGGGGACGTTAGCTTGCCCACCGGTGACGACAAGTGCGTCACGGTAGAAGGAAGCGCCAGTAGGTTGCCGGCAGTGCAAACCATGTCCTTTGGGCCTGCGCCAAGGACTTGTGCCCAAACTGCCGACCGTCTGGCGGTAATGGTGCCAGGCCTGGTGATAGCCTTGGTGGTGGTCTTGCTGGTTATCCTGGCCGTGGCCATCTACCTAGTCAGGCCACGGTCCGAGGGAGTCGGCGCCAAAGGGTATCCCAAGTGCCTGCATGAGGCCAAGAGCGTCATCGGCGAGCGTTACTGCAACGCCGGAAGTTTGGCGGAGGTGGAAAATAGAGTGAAGCTCGTCCCCTTGGATGAATACCGCACTAGTTCTTCCACAGAGACCGAAAGCCTTCAGGAAGAAGTGCAAGAAGTGGCAGAGGGATATCCAGAAATAGACATTTATGAAGGGGAGCACAATCCGGTGTCCAATTATGATTCTCGGCATGTGCAGCATTTGACTGTAAATATGGGGGATGAATCAGCTACGGGTTATGCTGAAAGGTAA
- the smim28 gene encoding small integral membrane protein 28, producing the protein MRELLESSWRRFGPAGRGSYDWATPAPPAHEQQGFNWNDLGEGKKYEVLVYVVLPAASLLVLVLAAVSAFRRCSSGTPKLGLANVIALDLQDGEGGADLLTSLTRDGQRHASTSSTGSDGVFVMVYLPPPYEETLTKITRAASLASSKDAESIKIEDLEAKLCPEIRSSGRYV; encoded by the exons ATGCGCGAGCTCCTGGAGAGCAGCTGGCGGCGCTTTGGCCCCGCGGGCCGTGGTTCCTACGACTGGGccactccggcaccccctgcgcaCGAGCAGCAG GGCTTCAACTGGAACGACTTAGGCGAAGGCAAAAAGTACGAAGTTCTGGTCTACGTGGTCCTCCCCGCCGCCTCCCTCCTGGTCCTGGTCCTGGCGGCGGTGTCAGCCTTCCGCCGGTGCTCGTCCGGCACCCCCAAACTGGGCCTGGCCAACGTGATCGCTCTGGACCTCCAGGACGGCGAGGGCGGCGCCGACTTGTTGACGTCACTGACCCGCGACGGCCAGCGTCACGCCAGCACCAGCTCCACAGGCTCGGACGGGGTCTTCGTCATGGTCTACCTGCCGCCGCCCTACGAGGAGACTCTGACCAAAATCACCAGGGCCGCCAGCCTGGCTAGCTCCAAAGACGCCGAGTCCATTAAGATCGAGGACCTGGAGGCCAAGCTGTGCCCGGAGATCCGGTCCAGCGGACGCTATGTGTGA
- the LOC144198767 gene encoding uncharacterized protein LOC144198767, with amino-acid sequence MRLDWVIWPLFLAVSLPSLSQGRIVSRCELKTSLEKAMVLPEGLEKFRKIITTVAICEVEKMSKRNTTLIRTTSNPQLNPELATTAAMRPPESNTTAPSVSINITSPTQPTMANATGPPESLITNTTRPFNLTISNTTRPPEPTNTTSPTQPTITNATEPTITNSTIPTEPTITNATSPSEPTITNVTEPTITNTTSPTEPIITNATEPTEPTIPNTTSSTEPPSPIEPNFVEADSPLIAQQVEMEALMNHVNGLWGTEELARGGDLRRPRRDLTASSRSYYGVFQLSDADFCFYTNPWTYNFCITSCTAFIDDDITDDVECFVNSHHWIRLIRGASRECLQVTNFFEQCK; translated from the exons ATGAGGCTGGACTGGGTGATATGGCCTCTGTTCCTGGCCGTTTCGCTGCCCAGCTTGTCGCAGGGCCGCATCGTCTCCAGATGCGAACTCAAGACCAGTCTGGAGAAGGCCATGGTGCTTCCCGAAGGTCTTGAAAAGTTCCGAAAGATCATCACCACCGTCG CAATATGCGAAGTAGAGAAAATGTCAAAGCGGAACACCACCTTGATCAGGACGACGTCTAATCCGCAGCTCAATCCCGAACTGGCAACCACCGCGGCCATGAGACCCCCTGAGTCAAACACCACTGCTCCCTCGGTCTCGATAAACATCACAAGCCCTACTCAACCAACGATGGCCAACGCCACGGGACCTCCTGAATCTTTGATCACGAACACCACCAGACCCTTTAACCTGACAATAAGCAACACCACAAGACCCCCTGAACCGACAAACACAACAAGTCCTACTCAACCTACAATAACCAACGCCACAGAACCTACAATAACCAATTCCACAATTCCTACTGAACCTACGATAACAAATGCCACAAGTCCTTCTGAACCTACAATAACCAACGTCACAGAACCTACAATAACAAACACAACAAGTCCTACTGAAC CTATAATAACCAACGCCACAGAACCTACAGAACCTACAATCCCCAACACCACAAGTTCTACAGAACCTCCATCACCTATAGAACCTAATTTTGTCGAGGCCGACTCCCCCCTGATAGCGCAGCAGGTTGAGATGGAAGCGTTGATGAACCACGTGAATGGATTATGGGGGACGGAAGAGCTGGCCAGAGGCGGCGATCTGCGGCGGCCCAGGCGAGACCTGACGGCGTCTTCCCGCTCCTACTACGGAGTCTTCCAGTTGTCGGACGCCGATTTCTGCTTCTACACCAATCCTTGGACGTACAACTTCTGCATCACATCCTGCACGG CCTTCATCGATGACGACATTACGGATGACGTGGAATGCTTTGTCAACAGTCATCATTGGAT ACGATTAATTCGGGGCGCCAGCAGGGAGTGTTTACAAGTCACCAATTTCTTTGAACAatgtaaatga
- the LOC144198182 gene encoding uncharacterized protein LOC144198182 — translation MKLTMMLPLLWVLMHFGCDARTLSRCELRDMLRERITLSENTKNLTEDVLSMLVCHMEKISNLDTNAIRVCGQRATPVELTNETEESDVVEVDSEETEEINEEETESKVEDICGDIYDAEGEYSEDQKNELLDSWRSMMETLDQEENAFDEELMLVSDAKISANGSDSEEAWSLGYHGLLGLSDSFFCQSSARYSENVCGTKCSAFRDDDIKDDMDCFIDSLYWQYVLRTVGIQCYQKPTEFFSKCD, via the exons ATGAAGCTGACAATGATGCTGCCGCTTTTGTGGGTGCTGATGCACTTTGGCTGCGACGCACGCACGCTGAGCCGCTGCGAGCTGCGTGATATGCTGAGGGAGAGGATCACCCTCTCGGAAAACACCAAAAACCTGACTGAAGATGTCCTGAGCATGC tcgtTTGCCACATGGAAAAGATCTCCAACTTGGACACCAACGCCATCCGTGTCTGCGGCCAGCGTGCCACCCCCGTCGAGCTGACCAACGAGACCGAAGAATCCGACGTGGTCGAGGTGGACTCGGAAGAAACAGAAGAGATAAATGAAGAAGAAACCGAATCCAAGGTGGAAGACATCTGTGGCGACATTTACGACGCAGAAGGCGAATACTCTGAAGACCAGAAGAACGAGCTACTGGACAGCTGGAGGAGCATGATGGAGACGCTGGACCAGGAAGAGAATGCTTTCGATGAAGAGCTGATGCTGGTCTCCGACGCCAAGATCAGCGCCAATGGTTCCGATTCGGAGGAGGCATGGTCGCTGGGCTATCACGGTCTCCTCGGGCTCTCGGACAGCTTCTTCTGCCAGTCCTCCGCTCGCTACAGTGAGAACGTCTGCGGAACAAAATGCAGTG CATTCCGTGATGATGACATCAAGGATGACATGGATTGCTTCATTGATTCACTCTATTGGCA GTACGTGCTGAGGACAGTGGGAATTCAATGCTACCAAAAGCCCACTGAATTCTTCAGCAAATGTGACTAA